The genome window CTGGAGGAAGTCCCGCGCGTGCGTGAGAATCTGGGCTATCCGCCGCTGGTCACGCCGACCTCGCAGATTGTCGGTACACAGGCGGTATTGAACGTGCTGTCCGGCGCCTGTTATCAGAACATCAGCAACGAAGTGAAATATTATCTCAAGGGCCGTTACGGCAAGGCGCCGGGCAAGGTCAATGACATCGTACGCCAAATGGCTATCGGCAACGAAGACGTCATCGACTGTCGCCCGGCCGACCTGCTGCAACCGGAAATGGACAAGCTGCGCGAAGACGTCGCCACACTCGCCACCACCGAAGAAGACGTCTTGACCTACGCTATGTTCCCGGAAGTGGGCCGCACGTTTCTTGAGGAACGCGCCGCCGGCACACTGGTGCCTGAACCGCTGGAAAACGTGGAACCGAAGCAGTCCAGCGGCAGCACGCCGGTGGAATTCAACGTCACCATGCACGGCGAAACCTACCATATCAAGGTCACCGGCACCGGCCATAAGGCCGACAATCGCCGCCCGTTTTATGTCTCGGTGGACGGCGTGCCGGAAGAGATTATGGTCGAGACCCTGGAAGAGATCGGCCTGGCGGAAAGCGGTGAGGTGCTGTCGGCCAAGACCAAGGGCAGCAAACGTCCTCAGGCCAAACAACCCGGTCATGTCACCACCTCCATGCCCGGCACCATTGTGGATGTATTGGTCAATGAGGGCGATGAAGTGAAGGAAGGCGATCCCCTGCTGGTCACTGAAGCAATGAAAATGGAGACCGAACTTCAGGCGCCCATTTCCGGCAAGGTGACGGCGCTGCACGTGCAGAAAGGCGACACCGTCAATCCGGATGAGACCTTGATCGAAATCGAATAAACGGCTTGGTCAAGAAACCACTCATACTCGCCTCCTCATCGCCCTATCGGCGTGAACTGCTGCTTAAGCTCGGCGTCGATTTCGCCTGCGTCGCGCCCGACATCGATGAAACGCCCCGCCCTCATGAGTCTCCGGAACACTTGGTGGCGCGCCTGGCCCTGGAAAAGGCCCGCGCCGTCGCCCGCTGCAATCGCGACGCCCTGATCATCGCCTCCGACCAGGTGGCCCTGCTCGGCGGCCGCATCCTCGGCAAACCCGGCACTCACGCAGCGGCGCGACAACAACTGGCCGCCGCCTCGGGCAATACGGTGCTTTTTCTGACCTCGTTGGTGCTGCTCGATGCGGCGACGGATAAGTTTCAAAGTGCGGTGGTGCCGTTCAGCGTCCATTTCCGCAGCCTCGCGGAGAGTGAAATCGAGGGCTATCTACACAAGGAACAGCCTTACAACTGCGTCGGCGCCTTCAAATCGGAAGGCCTGGGGATCACCCTGTTTGAACGTTTGGAAGGCGACGACCCCAACACCCTGGTCGGTCTGCCCCTGATTCAGCTGACGCGTATGTTGGCGCAGGCGGGGGTCAGACTGTATTAACGGATTACTGTATGAACGGATTAAGGTTCGGCCAAGTTTGTCGATATAAACAAATACAGTAAAATCGGGGTAATACGCCATGTCCGGCAATTTCAAACTCAGCGATCTCGCCATCAGCGTAGTCGAACCTTCCTCCACCCAATGGCGCGTCATCAGCGGACAATTGAATCAGGTGGGTATCACCCGTCTTGAGCATTTTAAGCAGGCCGGCACTGCGCTGACCGATATGCGCGCCTTCAAGCCGGATCTGGTCATCAGCGCCATGCACATGCCCGACATGACCGGCGCCGACCTGGTCCAGGCCATGCGCAACGACGATGAGCTGGAGGCGATTCCCTTTATGCTGATCTCAAGCGAAGACTCGGATTACCACCTCGAACCCATCCGCCAGGCCGGGGTCATCGCCATTCTACCCAAACCGTTCCAGGCCCAGGACTTGACGCGCGCGCTCTATTCGACCTTAGAGTTCATCGAGCCTGATCAGTCCTTGCTGGCGGAGATCGATCTCGACGAACTCAGTGTGCTGGTGGTGGATGACAGTACCACGGCGAGAAAACATATCTGCCGCGTACTCAACAATCTGGGCATCGATGAGATCACCCAGGCGGCCAACGGCAAAGACGCCGTCGAAATCATGGGGCGGCAGTTATTCGATCTCATCGTGACTGATTACAACATGCCTGAAATGGACGGCAAGCAACTGACTCAATACATCCGTCAACACAGCCACCAGCGTTCCATCCCGGTGCTGATGGTGACCAGCGAGGCCAACCACAGTCACCTGGCCGGCGTAAAGCAATCCGGTGTCTCAGCCCTATGCGACAAGCCGTTCGAGCCGCAAGAGGTGAAGTCACTGATCCGTAAAATCCTCGCCGCGGAGACCGAACTCTAAACCCCAGTCTGCTACACTCTCCGTCTGGCTACGCATCAAAACCGGATGGATATGAAAACACTGTGCTTCAGCGCGTGTCTGTTTCTGCTGACGGATGCCTTTGCCGCCGACGCGCTAATCTCCCTAAAGGATCGTATCTTCGAAGTCGATCTCGCCGTGAGCGCGGCTGAACGCAAACGGGGATTAATGCAACGATCGTCGTTGGCACCGGATCAAGGCATGTTGTTTGTATACCCCGAGCCACAGATTGTTTCCTTCTGGATGAAGCAAACACTGATTCCGCTCGACATTCTCTACTTCGACGCCGAGGGTCGCCTCATACACATGTTCGAGCATGTCCAACCCTGCAGAATAACCCCTTGCAAAACCTACACTAACAAGCAGCCGGCACAATATGTGCTGGAACTGCCCGCCGGCAGCGCCGAAAGCCTGAGTCTGACGCTGGGAAACAGCTTTGAAATAATGAAGCCGTGAGTGTCTTGAAAGATGGCGAGCCATGAATTATCTTGAACCAAATGCCTCGCAGCGGAGATCATCACATGACGGCGGTTCACGCACTGGAACAATTCGAATTTCACCAGACACTGGACTCCACGCCCGGTATTTCCATTGTTTTCTTCTCCAGCAGGGAATGCCTTTCCTGCCGCTATTGGGAGCAACTGCTGGAACAGTTTCTTAAAAAGCATCCGGATATCAACATATTCAAAGTAGACGCCGGACAGGATCAAGCCTTAACCGAAGAATTCGATGTGTTCCATCTGCCGTCCTTATTCCTGTACCAGGACGGCCAGTATTATTCCCCTCTTCAAGCCGAAGCAAAACTGGAGGCGCTGGAATCCGCCATTACGGCAGCGCTGGAGGCGCCGGCAAAGGAATCGCCTTAGCTCGCCGTTGTTTTTTACCGATGAACTCAAGGGGCGCTCAATAAGGGATGCACCTGCCGTCAAAGGCGACGAAGGCACCCGGACTGTAGCCATCCATATTGTCGATAATGGCGGCCACACCCTTCACCGAACACTGCACGTCTATCAGCCCGCTTTGCCCGGTCATATCGGTTTTCACCCAGCCCGGATGCAGGGTAATAACCCTGACATCATAGGGCGCCAGGTCAATGGCCATGGATTTGGATACGCTGATCAAACAGGCTTTAGAGGCGCGATAAGCATAACACCCGCCCGTCGTGTTCTCTTCGCAGGAACCCATTTTAGAACTGATATTGGCAATCTTGCCCTTGGCCGAGATGACCTTTGATTTAAGGCGCTGCACCACACGCAGAGGACCGATACAGTTGACGTCCAATACATTCAACATGGTCTCGGGAGTGATGCCGTCCAAGGACTGGCCGGTTTCCTTATCCGGGCCGTAAATCCGGGCATTATTGATCAGCAGGTCGATAGAGCCCGGAATCTCCGACTCATTAATAAAATTGGCATCCTTGGTTTCGATGACGTCCCACTGTACGGTCTTGAGCCTGTCGGAGTCGAAATTTCTAAGTCCATCATCACCACAGCGATAACAGGCCCATACGGTGGCGCCAGCTGAGAGATAGTACTCGACAAAACCCAGACCTATCCCCCGGCCGGCCCCTGTAATCACCACATTCATGCACTGCCTCCCCAATTTGACATGTGGGATTTTGTCTACATTACCTCATTAAAGGCGGGAATTCTCCTCTTTGATTGCCCTTTATTCTTGTAATTCGATACTCGGAAATTTTGAGGCGAAGCGCTTGATCCACTCGGTGGCGGCCTGCTCGCCAGTCAGTTGGCGTCCCTCTTTGGCCAGGGCCTTTCTTTTATAATGCTCAATATGACAGACCTGCTCTATCATACGGGCTCGATAGGCGTCTTCCGGATCGCAAAACGCCACACCCACGTCGTAATAACCGCCGCGTTTGCGGCACCACTTGACCAATGCCGTGGTTTCGAATGACGGTTTAACAAAGCGGATTGTGATGCTGATACTCGATCCCGGTTGGATATACGATTTAGACGTGAAGGAAAGCCCGCCGTAGCTCACATCCTGCAGGCTTTCCTGGTTGTCTGCAGCTACCCCTTCGACACGAAAATCAATCGGGATATCTGACGGATGCCGGATATATCTGCGCATATAAATGCTGCCTTGTTTCCAAGAAAGGTGGCATGCCCACCTTCCTTTCTTTCAGTACAAAACCACTGTCTTAAAACGAGTCTATGTCTAATTAGACGCATATTCAAGCTGGGTGTTCAATCACGCAATTTGTAGCCACTTCGCAGCAAAAACAGGGTAAATGCAGCAAGACCGGCCCAAAACAATAAAACCGCGAACAGACTGACCCCAGGGTTTACATCCGAAACGCCGAAAAATCCATATCTGAAGCCGTCGATCATATAGAAAAACGGATTGAATCTGGAGAGCGCTTGCCAAAATTCCGGCAGCGAATGAATTGAATAAAAGACGCCGCTCAGAAACGACAAAGGCATAATAATGAAATTCTGAAAGCCGGCCATGTGGTCGAATTTCTCCGCCCAAATGCCGGCGATGATGCCCATGGTGCCAAGCACCGTACTGCTGACAAAGGCAAACATGATCAACCACACCACACTGTGCAAAGGCAGGGAGACAAACAGCGACGCAACCAGGAATATGCCCAATCCCACGACCATGCCGCGCACCACCGAGGCGAGCACAAACGCCAAATATAGTTCCAGGTATGACAAGGGCGTTAGCAGTACAAACACGATATTACCGGTCACCTTGGACTGGATCAGGCTTGACGAGCTATTCGCAAAGGCATTCTGAATCATGGACATCATCATCAGGCCGGGGATCAGAAACGCGGTGTAGCTGACATTCTCGTAGACACGCACGTGTTCTTCCAGCACATGGGAGAACACCAGCAAATACAGCAATGCCGTGACGATAGGCGCCAAAACGGTTTGCAGGGCCACCTTACCGAATCGCTTCAGCTCCTTGCGAAACAGGGTCCACAAGCCTTCCCAGTTCATGAGACCTGCCGCCCGGTCAGCTCCATAAATACGTCCTCCAGATCCGCGTCCTCGGTGCGCAAATCGACAATCTCAGCCCCGAGCTTGCGCAAACCGTCGACCAAGGAAATGATGGTATCCGTATCGCGGTTGAGAATGAACTCGATGTGTCCACCATCCACCGATCGGATTTTGGTAGCCAAGGCCTCGGGGATCTGCACCAGGGGCTGCGCCAAGGTCACCGAGACGGTACAGGTCTTGCCGACGCCGCGGGCCAACAGCGACTCCTTGCTATCCAAGGCGATCAACTGGCCGTCATTCATAATCGCGATGCGTTGACACAGGCTCTCCGCCTCTTCCAGATAGTGAGTAGTCAAGACGATGGTATGACCGTCTTTATGTAAGGCCTTGACGAATTCCCACAGCGAACTGCGCAGCTCCACATCGACGCCCGCGGTGGGCTCGTCGAGGATCACTACCTCAGGCTTATGCACTAAGGCTTGAGCGATCAAGACGCGCCGCTTCATACCGCCGGATAGGGCGCGCATATTGGCGCCGGCCTTGTCGGTCAGTTTCAGGCCTTCCAACAAGGAATCGATCCATGCCCTACTCTGTTTGCCGCGGCCGAAATAGCCGGCCTGAATCTGGAGAATTTCGCGCACCGTAAAAAACGGATCGTAGACCAGCTCCTGCGGCACCACGCCCAGATGTTGCCGTGAACGGCGATAATCGTGCACCACGTCGTGGCCCAATACCGACACCTGGCCGCTGTCCATGCGCGTCAGGCCGGCGATGATGTTGATAAGCGTGGACTTGCCGGCGCCGTTGGGGCCCAACAGGCCGAAGAACTCGCCCCGCTCGACCGTTAAGGACATGCCCTTCAGAGCGTGTACCTCGCCATAGCGCTTTTCCACTTTATCGATATGAATGGCTGCTTGCATCGCTACTGACCCGCTGCGTCCAAGGCTAAACCGATGTGGCAGGATTCAATAATGTCACGCACCAAGTGCGGGCCGCGATAGATCAGGCCGCTGTAGACCTGTACCAGTCTTGCGCCGGCATCCAGTTTGGCCTGCGCGTCCTCGGCGCTGAGTATGCCACCGGCGGCGATAATGGGTAATTTATCGCCAAGCAGGCGATAGAGTGTCTTGACCACCTGGGTGGAAGCTTGGGTAAGCGGCGCTCCGCTCAGGCCGCCCTGTTCGTCGCCGTGCGGCAGCCCCTCGACGCCTTGGCGGGAAAGTGTCGTGTTGGTGGCGATCACGCCGTCGATGCCATAGGCTATCAGTGTTTCAGCGATCACTTTTAAGCCGGCATCGTCCACATCCGGCGCGATCTTCAACACCAAGGGTACATATTTGTCATGGTGTCGCTGCAAGCGTTGTTGTTCCTGCTTCAAGGCCGACAACAAACCCCCGAGCTGATCCTTGTTCTGCAGCTCGCGCAAATTGGCGGTGTTGGGCGAGGAAATATTGACCGTGACGTAGTCGGCGTGGACATACACTTTTTGCAGCCCGAGCACATAATCGTCGACCGCCTTTTCAATCGGCGTATCGAAATTCTTACCAATATTGATACCGATAATGCCATCGAAGCGTGCCTGCTTGACGCGCTGCACCAGATGATCGACGCCGAGATTATTGAACCCCATGCGATTGATAATGGCCTCGGCCTGGGGGATCCGGAACATCCTGGGGCGCGGGTTGCCGGGCTGCGGCCGCGGCGTTACCGTGCCCACCTCGATAAAGCCGAAACCCAAGGCCGCCAGCGCATCGATGTGATCGCCGTTCTTGTCCAGCCCGGCGGCCAGCCCGACCACGGCGGGAAAGTCCAGCCCCATTACCTTGACGCCGCTATGGCTGCGAGGGGCCGGGGCTCGGATCAACCGCAGCTTATGGGCAAGGTCCAAACCGTTGAGCGTTAGCGTGTGGGCTTGCTCGGGATCGAGACAAAAAACCAGTGGTCTAAGCAATGAATAAAGACCGGGCATTAATCAACGATTCTCCGTCATACAATGGGTCCGCACGGCGGCGGACTCGAACCTCCTATTTACCCGGCAGGGATGATATTGCGTCCGACCAAGGCGCGGATGATTTGCTCCACGCTGTCTTCAATGCTTTGCGCGGCGGTGTCGACAATGATCTCGGGGTTGAGCGGTTCTTCGTAGGGCGAATTGATACCGGTAAACTCCGGAATCTCGCCGGCACGCGCCTTTTTGTAAAGACCTTTCACGTCACGCTCCTCGCATACATCCAGATCGCATTTGCAGTAGATCTCGATAAAATCGCCGTCTTCTACCAGTTCGCGCACCGCATCTCGGTCGGAACGAAAGGGCGAAATAAAGGCCGTCAGCGCCATCACACCGCTGTCGGTAAACAGCTTCGCCACTTCGCCGATGCGGCGAATATTTTCGGTACGGTCGGCATCGGAGAAGCCCAAGTCCTTGCACAGGCCGTGACGAATGTTGTCGCCATCGAGTACATAGGTGCGGGCACCCAGCTGATACAGGCGGTCTTCAACGGCGTGGGCCACGGTCGATTTGCCGGCACCGGAAAGTCCGGTAAACCACAGAATGGCGCTTTTATGGCCGTTGAGTTTTTCACGATCTGCACGGCTGACGGTGGCAGAATGCCAATAGATATTCTTAGATGTGGTCATCTATCTGTACCCCGGTTTATAACAAATTGATTTTTCGAAGTTTGTGCTGCGTCGCCTGGGGGCGGCCAGTAAGCCCGCCTATTCTACACCAGTTCCCTGCGGCCTGCCTAAAACGGCCAGACCACAGGCACGATGAGCAGACACAGCACACCGATCAGCAGCGTCAGGGGCAGGCCCATGCGGATGTAATCGGAAAAGTGATAGCCGCCGGGACCGAATACCATGAGATTGGTTTGATAGCCGATAGGGGTAGCGAAACTGGCCGAGGCCGCCACCATCAACACGATCACGAAGGGCATGAAACTGACGTCCAAGGAGGTCGCCATGGACAATACCACGGGAAACATGAGCACCGCCGCGGCATTATTGGTAATCATGGCGGTGAGCAGGGCAGTGGCGAAATAGACCGCTGCCAAGGCGATAATGGGGTGTCCGTCTCCGGCCAAGGCGACAATGCGATTGGCGAGATAGTCGGCGCCGCCGGTTTGATATAGGGCCTGGCCCAGGCCGAATGAGGCGGCGATCACAATCAGCACCTGCCAATCGACTGCGCGCCGGGCGTTATTGCCGGTGAGACAACGACTCACGATCATCAAACCGGCGGCCAACAGGGCCGCCTTGAGCATGGATAAGACGCCGGCCGATACCAGCACAACCATGCCTAGCAATATGGAGATGGACAGCACGGCGCGATCATGGCGCGGTGGGTTACTGCCCAGCAATTCACTGACCAGGAAAAAATCGCGCGAGTTACGATGGTTCTCGGTGAAGGCGGCCGGTGCCTCCAATAACAAGGTATCACCCGCCTGCAGCACGATCTCCCCGATCTTCATGCGCAACTGTTCACCATTGCGGGAGACGGCAATGATGGCGGCATTGTAACGTGAGCGAAAGCGCCCCTCCTTGACCGTCTTGCCCACCAGCGGGTTGGTGTCCGACACCACCGCCTCGATGAAACTGCGCTCCGGCCGCGGCACGTTCACCTTAAACACTTGGTTGGTCGCCGGTGTCAGGCCGCGGATTTTTTGCAAATCCACCACCGAATCCACCACGCCGGCGAACACCAGCCGGTCGCCACTTTCGAGTCGTTCCTTGGGGGATACGGCCGGCAGAATATGTCCGCGTCGCTCGATCTCCACCAAATACAAGCCGCTGAGCTGACGCAGGCCGGCCTCTTCAATGGACTTGCCCTCCAGACTGCTGCGCGGCTCCACCAGCATCTCCACGGTGTATTGGCGCACATCGGAAAACTGGGTAATGGCCGATTTTCGTTCAGGTAGTAGCCACTTGCTTACAACTAAGACATAGATGAACACCAACAGGGTACAGGGCACGCCGATCCAGGCCAGTTCAAACATGGTCAAGCCGTCACCGTCCGATTCCTTGATCATCAGGCCATTGACGATGAGGTTGGTGCTGGTGCCGATCAGGGTGCAGGTACCGCCGACGATGGCGGCATAGCTCAGGGGCATTAACAGTTTGGAAACCGACAGATGGTACTTGCGCGCCCAATCGTTAACGGCCGGGATCAGCATGGCAACGACGGGCGTGTTATTGAGAAAGGCGCTGAATCCGGCGACCGGCCCCATGACCCGCATCTGGGCATTGGCCAAGGACCTGGGGCGTCCGAGGAGACTGTCTGTCAACCAGTTGATGGCGCCGGTCTCTTTCAGTCCGGCCGAGACGATGAACAGCACGCCCACCGTCACCATGCCCTCGTTGGCGAGTCCGGACAAGGCCGCTTCCGGCGTCAGGATCCCGAGCACAAGCAACAAGGTCACGCCGCCCATCAGCACAACGTCGGCGGCCCAACGGGTGAACACAAGGGTTAGGAAGCAAACGGTGATAACCGCGATCGTGATCCAGGCGTCTACAGTCATGCGAAAAAAAAGAGGCTGGGGATTAAACCAGCCTCGCATTCTTTCACAGTCGCGGGTGTTTTAAAACTCTTCCCACGCCTCGCCTTCATCCTGGGGCTTGGCTTTGCTTCGTGCTGCCGGCGCAGGGCTGGCCGCCGCACGCGCTTGCGGCGCGGGTCTGTGAGCCGGTACGCCGGCATGGTGGGCAGCCGCAGCTTCCTGGCGCAGCAAGGACTGGTCGATGGTGAACTGTCCCACCAAGCGTTGCAGCCCCACTGACTGATTGGCCATGGATTCGCTGGCGGCGGCCGCCTGTTCCACCAGCGCCGCATTTTGCTGCGTCACCGATTCCAACTGGGTGATGGCCTTGTTGATCTGGTCGATGCCGGTGGCCTGTTCCTGTCCGGCGGCGGCGATCTCGGCGATGATGTCGCTGACCTTCTTCGAGGCGACGACAATCTCCTCGAGGGTCTTGCCGGATTCGTCCACCAGGCGGCTGCCCTCCTCGACCTTGCTGACACTGTCCTTGATTAGGCCTTTGATCTCCTTAGCGGCCGCGGCGCTGCGCTGCGCCAGGCTGCGTACCTCGCCGGCGACCACGGCAAAGCCGCGGCCCTGTTCCCCGGCGCGGGCGGCTTCGACCGCTGCGTTCAATGCCAGCAGGTTGGTCTGAAAGGCGATCTCGTCGATGACGCTGATGATGTCCTCGATCTTCTTGCTGCTGGCGTTGATCTCAGACATGGCGGTGACGGCATTACCGACCACTTCGCCGCCCTTTTCGGCCTGTTGCCGCGCGCCGCTGGCCAGCTGATTGGCCTGCCGCGCGTTGTCGGCGTTCTGTTTCACCACGCTGGTCATCTCTTCCATGGTTGAGGCGGTCTCTTCCACCGAAGACGCCTGCTCCTCGGTGCGCTGACTGAGATCGGCATTGCCCTGGGAGATCTCACCGGCGCCACTGCTGATATTGCCCGCGGCCTGGGTGATCTCGGCCACCATGGTCTGCAGATTGGTGAGGGAATTATTCAGGGCGTCGCGCAACACCGCGAACTCGCCTTGGTATTCGCCGGTCATGTGTTGCGTCAGGTCACCTTCTGACAGCGCCTGGATCACACGCGTCGATTCACGGATGGGTTCGACCACGGCTTGGAGCATGTCGTTGACATTGTCGCCCAGGCCCTTCATGAAACCGGTGTACTTAGAGGTATCGAGACGGCGATTGAGATCCCCGGCTACCGCCGATTCGATCAGGCTGGCGAGTTGCTCTTCGGCATCGCTCTGTTCGGTCAAGTCCTTCCATTCCACCATGTTGCCCATGTAACTGCCATCCGGACCGACGATGGCGGTGGCATTGACCTGGAATACCAGATCCAATAAGCGGATGGTGCCGGTGGCCGGAAGGCGGCCCATGTCCGCCAACAGGCTGCGTTGATGGGCCGGGTTCTTGTGAAAACGGTCGATATTGACGCCGATCAGGTTGTGCGGATCAAAACCCGGAAACACCTGGCGCAGTTCAGCCTGGCGTTTACCCAGCAGTTCAATCACGGCCGGATTGACGTAGGTGATGTCCAGGTTTTCGTCGCACAACATCAGGGCGGTTTGGGCCCCTTCAACGGCTGACTTGAGGCGCGATACTTCCAGCTCACTGGTGCGTAATTCGGTAACATCCGACCACTCAAGGGTGTTGCCAATATAGCTGCCGTCCAGACCGTGGATGGCACTCACCCGGAGATGGAACTTGAGCGGCCCGACGGTGATATCGGTCTCGTACGGCAGGTTCGCGGGATTCGCCAGCAGCTGGCGTTGATGCGCTGGATTCTTGTGGAAGATGTCGATATTGGTCCCCGTCAGCTTGTGCGCATCGAAACCGGGGAACAATTTCTTAAGTGTATCTGCATGCTGCGCCATCAATTCCTGTGTGGCCTCGTTGACGTAGGTGATGACGAAATCGCGATCAATCATCATCATCGCCGTCTGGGCACCGTCGACCGCACGTTGCAACCGTGCCGCCTGCTCTTCTTTCAGGCATTTTTCGGTGACGTCATACCATTGCACCACGTAACCCGCCAGGTCGCCGTTGCGGTCCACCAGCAGGCGGGTTTCATGCTCGAATACATACGGACCTGGCGTGATTTCACCCTTATGGACGCTGCCGGGCTTGAGGCCGTGGAGGATCTTTTTAATGGCGTCCGGATCTTTATGATAGCGGTGAATGCTGCCGCCCATGACTTCCGCCACCTTAAAACCGGGCAAGTACTTGACCAATTCATCTTCGAGACCGGCAAGCACCTCCCGGGCGCGGTGATTGAGAAAGACCACGTTTTCGTCGGCGTCGGCCATCATGATGTTGATGGGCGCGTATTCCAATACGTCCTTCAGCACATTCAGGTCATCAATCATGGTTACAGGTCCGTCTATATTGTTCATTGGGTCACCAACCTCTTGATATTGTTCTGACATGCGCAGTCTCCGGATCGGCGGCAGGCGCCCGCCGCAGCTTGTAATGCAAGGATATGTCCGCCCCTGCCAGTTCATATCGGATATCGGGTTGGAAACTTTAAACCCGGCGTGCAGGCTTTAACTGCCTGATTGTAAAAGGGCTCTGACAGGGGTTCGGAGATTCTCGCCAAGCCCTGAGACAGTCACGTCGCGCGCATCACGGAATGACGCCAAACAATCAATAACTATTTGAAATTAGTGCGTTTTTACTGTACTATGGGCGCAAATTTCGAACCCGCCTAGGAGAAAAAATGGCGCACGGCCCAAACCACACGATCGAAACGAAGGATACAACGCTGGAAAAAGCCTTCAGCAAGGTTCTCACCCCCTTCGAAGAATTTATCCATCGCCAAACGACCGGCGGTTTGCTGTTAATGGCCTGCGCGGTTATCGCCTTGCTGATCGCCAATTTCGGCTATTTGGAAGCTTACCAACACATTCTCCATACGCCCCTGGGACTGTCTTTGGGCGGACTCGAACTGGAGAAAAGCCTGCATCACTGGATTAATGACGGCCTCATGGCGCTGTTCTTTTTCGTCGTCGGTTTGGAAATCAAGCGCGAGGTGATCGTCGGTGAACTGTCGGACATCAGCAAGGCAACCCTGCCCATCATCGCCGCGATCGGCGGCATGGTGGTGCCCGCCCTTGTCTATACCGTGGTCAGCGGCGGCCCGGAGACCGGCTCCGGTTGGGGCATCCCCATGGCCACGGACATCGCCTTTGCCGTCGGCGTACTGGTATTGCTGGGCACGCGTGCGCCCAAGGCCCTGTTGACCTTCCTGGTGGCCCTGGCCATCGTCGACGACCTGGGCGCGGTAATCGTGATCGCCCTGTTCTACACCGACACCATCTACTGGGGTGCGCTCGGCAGCGCGGGCGCACTGTTTGCTTTGCTGGTACTCATGAACATCGTCGGCATACGCAAGCCCCTCCCCTATTTTTTGATTGGCATGCTGCTTTGGCTTGCCATGCTCAAATCGGGCGTGCACGCCACTCTGGCCGGTGTGCTGACGGCCTTGACCATCCCGGCCCGGCCCAAGTTTGAGCCGCAACAATTCAGTCTGCTGGTGCGCAAGCTGCTGGACAAGTTTGACCAAGTCCACCAGCCCGGCATGAGCATAATGCGCAATGAGGAGCAGCGCTCTATCCTGCAGACCTTGGAAAATGGCGTTCACTTGGTGGAAACACCGCTGCAGCGGCTTGAACACAATATGCATGCCCCCGTGGCGTTCTTGATTATTCCTCTATTTGCGCTCGCCAATGCCGGTATCCCCGTGCATTTCGAGTCCATGGGCGAAACCCTTTTCCACCCCGTGACTATCGGCGTCATGCTGGGATTGATACTGGGCAAGTTTCTGGGCATCGCCGGCTTTTCCTGGCTGGCCATCAAGCTCGGCGTCGGCAAACTGCCGGCGGGCGTAAGCTTCAATCATATTGCGGCGGTCTCATTATTGGGCGGTATCGGTTTTACCATGTCGATATTCATTGCTGAACTCGCTTTTGTCGGCCAGCCCGAACATTTGCTCATGGCCAAAACGGGTATTCTGCTTGCCTCCATCATTGCCGGTGTGAGCGGGTACATCTGGCTCTACCTGGCCGGCAATAAA of Candidatus Tenderia electrophaga contains these proteins:
- a CDS encoding septum formation inhibitor Maf (Maf; overexpression in Bacillus subtilis inhibits septation in the dividing cell), translated to MVKKPLILASSSPYRRELLLKLGVDFACVAPDIDETPRPHESPEHLVARLALEKARAVARCNRDALIIASDQVALLGGRILGKPGTHAAARQQLAAASGNTVLFLTSLVLLDAATDKFQSAVVPFSVHFRSLAESEIEGYLHKEQPYNCVGAFKSEGLGITLFERLEGDDPNTLVGLPLIQLTRMLAQAGVRLY
- a CDS encoding two-component system response regulator; its protein translation is MSGNFKLSDLAISVVEPSSTQWRVISGQLNQVGITRLEHFKQAGTALTDMRAFKPDLVISAMHMPDMTGADLVQAMRNDDELEAIPFMLISSEDSDYHLEPIRQAGVIAILPKPFQAQDLTRALYSTLEFIEPDQSLLAEIDLDELSVLVVDDSTTARKHICRVLNNLGIDEITQAANGKDAVEIMGRQLFDLIVTDYNMPEMDGKQLTQYIRQHSHQRSIPVLMVTSEANHSHLAGVKQSGVSALCDKPFEPQEVKSLIRKILAAETEL
- a CDS encoding short-chain dehydrogenase, with amino-acid sequence MNVVITGAGRGIGLGFVEYYLSAGATVWACYRCGDDGLRNFDSDRLKTVQWDVIETKDANFINESEIPGSIDLLINNARIYGPDKETGQSLDGITPETMLNVLDVNCIGPLRVVQRLKSKVISAKGKIANISSKMGSCEENTTGGCYAYRASKACLISVSKSMAIDLAPYDVRVITLHPGWVKTDMTGQSGLIDVQCSVKGVAAIIDNMDGYSPGAFVAFDGRCIPY
- a CDS encoding metal-dependent hydrolase, translating into MNWEGLWTLFRKELKRFGKVALQTVLAPIVTALLYLLVFSHVLEEHVRVYENVSYTAFLIPGLMMMSMIQNAFANSSSSLIQSKVTGNIVFVLLTPLSYLELYLAFVLASVVRGMVVGLGIFLVASLFVSLPLHSVVWLIMFAFVSSTVLGTMGIIAGIWAEKFDHMAGFQNFIIMPLSFLSGVFYSIHSLPEFWQALSRFNPFFYMIDGFRYGFFGVSDVNPGVSLFAVLLFWAGLAAFTLFLLRSGYKLRD
- a CDS encoding dihydroorotate dehydrogenase 2 (catalyzes the conversion of dihydroorotate to orotate in the pyrimidine biosynthesis pathway; uses a flavin nucleotide as an essential cofactor; class 2 enzymes are monomeric and compared to the class 1 class 2 possess an extended N terminus, which plays a role in the membrane association of the enzyme and provides the binding site for the respiratory quinones that serve as physiological electron acceptors), with amino-acid sequence MPGLYSLLRPLVFCLDPEQAHTLTLNGLDLAHKLRLIRAPAPRSHSGVKVMGLDFPAVVGLAAGLDKNGDHIDALAALGFGFIEVGTVTPRPQPGNPRPRMFRIPQAEAIINRMGFNNLGVDHLVQRVKQARFDGIIGINIGKNFDTPIEKAVDDYVLGLQKVYVHADYVTVNISSPNTANLRELQNKDQLGGLLSALKQEQQRLQRHHDKYVPLVLKIAPDVDDAGLKVIAETLIAYGIDGVIATNTTLSRQGVEGLPHGDEQGGLSGAPLTQASTQVVKTLYRLLGDKLPIIAAGGILSAEDAQAKLDAGARLVQVYSGLIYRGPHLVRDIIESCHIGLALDAAGQ